Proteins from one Rosa chinensis cultivar Old Blush chromosome 7, RchiOBHm-V2, whole genome shotgun sequence genomic window:
- the LOC112176713 gene encoding 60S ribosomal protein L9, with protein MKTILASESMDIPDGVTIKVKAKVIEVEGPRGKLTRNFKHLNLDFELVTDESTGKKKLKIEAWFGTRKTSAAIRTALSHVSNLIIGVTKGYRYKMRFVYAHFPINASIPSSSNAIEIRNFLGEKKVRKVQMLEGVTISRSEKVKDELVLDGNDIELVSRSAALINQKCHVKNKDIRKFLDGIYVSERSTITTGDE; from the coding sequence ATGAAGACGATTCTGGCCTCGGAGAGCATGGACATCCCGGACGGCGTCACCATCAAGGTGAAGGCCAAGGTCATCGAGGTCGAAGGTCCCCGCGGGAAGCTCACCCGAAACTTCAAGCACCTCAACCTCGACTTCGAGCTCGTCACCGACGAGTCGACGGGGAAAAAGAAGCTCAAGATCGAGGCCTGGTTCGGCACCCGCAAGACCAGCGCCGCCATCCGCACTGCGctcagccacgtcagcaacctcATAATCGGCGTCACCAAGGGCTACCGCTACAAGATGAGGTTCGTCTACGCTCACTTTCCGATCAACGCCTCCATCCCCAGCTCCAGCAACGCCATCGAGATCCGCAACTTCCTGGGAGAGAAGAAAGTCAGGAAGGTCCAGATGCTCGAAGGCGTGACGATCTCGCGATCGGAGAAGGTGAAGGACGAGCTGGTTTTGGACGGGAACGACATCGAGTTGGTTTCGAGGTCGGCGGCGCTGATCAACCAGAAGTGTCATGTGAAGAACAAGGACATCAGGAAGTTTCTGGATGGGATCTACGTCAGCGAGAGGAGCACCATTACCACCGGAGACGAATGA
- the LOC121050788 gene encoding WAT1-related protein At5g07050-like, producing the protein MEGCSYYLAMVLSQLSYGVSSILTKISLSEGLDPIVFVVYRHVIAMLLLAPFAYVIERKQRPALSISIAAKVFLLALFGTTIHLNVYYAGLAYISPTVACALGNVVPSLTFVMAVLLRMEKLNIKNRRGQAKVVGTLLCIGGSLIFTFWKGGYLFKGFVEKPLIKGYNTELRHGKENWIKGSALILTSHIAWSSWLILQAMVSKVYPAPLSLTALMCFFASLQSSIVALFFAKNKASWRLEWDLKLFTIVYSGVLISSLVYYLQTWCIRHKGPVFAAMFSPLQVIIVAIFSATAFAERLHLGSLIGAFLIIVGLYCVLWGKNKDGVIAELQQNGKGVLNGGNSMNDRYSDEA; encoded by the exons ATGGAGGGCTGCAGTTACTACTTGGCAATGGTACTTTCTCAGCTATCCTATGGTGTATCAAGCATCCTCACAAAAATTTCTCTATCGGAAGGCCTCGATCCAATTGTCTTTGTGGTTTATAGGCATGTTATAGCCATGCTTTTGTTAGCACCATTTGCTTATGTTATTGAGAG GAAGCAGAGACCTGCACTGTCAATTTCAATAGCTGCAAAAGTATTTTTGCTTGCATTATTTGGCACTACCATCCATCTCAATGTGTACTATGCCGGTTTAGCATACATCTCCCCCACAGTTGCTTGCGCCTTGGGTAATGTAGTCCCAAGTTTGACGTTTGTAATGGCGGTTCTGCTTCG GATGGAGAAGTTGAATATTAAAAATCGGCGAGGTCAAGCAAAGGTGGTTGGTACACTCCTCTGCATTGGTGGTTCTCTTATTTTCACATTCTGGAAAGGAGGGTACCTATTCAAGGGTTTTGTTGAGAAGCCACTTATCAAGGGATATAACACTGAGTTGAGGCATGGTAAGGAAAATTGGATCAAGGGTTCGGCTCTTATTCTCACTAGCCACATAGCATGGAGTTCATGGCTAATTCTCCAG GCTATGGTCTCCAAAGTCTACCCTGCTCCATTATCACTAACCGCACTAATGTGCTTTTTTGCATCATTGCAATCTTCCATTGTTGCCCTGTTTTTTGCAAAAAATAAAGCTTCATGGAGACTTGAGTGGGATCTGAAGCTTTTTACCATCGTCTACAGT GGAGTTTTGATCTCATCACTAGTCTATTACCTGCAAACATGGTGCATCAGACATAAGGGACCAGTTTTTGCAGCTATGTTTAGTCCCCTACAAGTTATTATAGTCGCAATCTTCTCAGCAACTGCTTTCGCAGAGCGACTCCACTTAGGCAG CTTGATCGGAGCATTTCTCATCATCGTTGGCCTTTACTGCGTGCTATGGGGAAAGAACAAAGATGGTGTTATTGCTGAACTCCAACAGAATGGAAAAGGAGTACTTAATGGTGGTAATTCCATGAATGATCGATACAGTGATGAAGCCTGA
- the LOC112180641 gene encoding probable cinnamyl alcohol dehydrogenase 1, which yields MFGDKSIMSEKGNCIGYAARDPSGVLSHYEFSRRDLGTDDVSIRITHCGVCYADVIWTRNKHGDSKYPLVPGHEIAGIVKEVGSNVKRFKVGDHVGVGTYVNSCRDCEYCNDGLEVQCVKGSVFTFNGVDADGTITKGGYSSHIVVHDRYCYKIPDNYPLASAAPLLCAGITVYAPMMRHKMNQPGKSLGVIGLGGLGHMAVKFGKAFGLNVTVFSTSITKKEEALSQLGADKFVVSSDQEQMKALVKSLDFIVDTASGDHPFDPYMALLKTGGIFVLVGFPSEVKFSPASLNLGMKTISGSITGGTKDTQEMIDFCAAHGIHPMIEVIPIQYANEAIDRLTKRDVKYRFVIDIENSLK from the exons ATGTTTGG GGACAAGTCAATAATGAGTGAAAAAGGGAATTGCATTGGATATGCTGCAAGGGATCCATCTGGAGTTCTATCTCATTATGAATTTAGCCGCAG GGATCTTGGAACCGATGATGTTTCCATAAGAATTACTCATTGCGGAGTTTGTTATGCTGATGTGATTTGGACCAGAAATAAGCATGGAGACTCCAAGTACCCTCTAGTGCCTGG ACACGAGATTGCGGGTATTGTAAAAGAGGTAGGTTCAAATGTTAAGCGGTTCAAAGTCGGTGACCATGTTGGAGTGGGAACCTATGTCAACTCATGCAGAGATTGTGAGTATTGCAATGATGGACTTGAAGTTCAGTGCGTAAAGGGATCAGTTTTCACTTTTAATGGTGTTGATGCTGATGGTACAATTACGAAAGGGGGATACTCCAGTCACATAGTTGTTCACGATAG GTACTGCTACAAGATACCTGATAACTATCCATTGGCTTCCGCAGCACCTTTGCTTTGTGCTGGAATTACTGTTTATGCTCCTATGATGCGCCATAAGATGAACCAACCCGGTAAATCTCTAGGCGTGATTGGGCTTGGTGGTCTTGGTCACATGGCAGTGAAGTTTGGAAAGGCATTTGGTTTGAATGTAACAGTTTTCAGCACAAGCATAACCAAGAAAGAGGAAGCCTTAAGTCAGCTTGGTGCAGATAAATTTGTGGTCTCATCTGACCAAGAGCAGATGAAG GCTTTGGTGAAGTCACTTGACTTTATAGTTGACACAGCGTCTGGTGATCACCCATTTGATCCATACATGGCATTGTTAAAGACGGGTGGAATTTTCGTCTTGGTGGGATTCCCCAGTGAAGTCAAATTCAGTCCTGCGAGCCTTAATCTTG GTATGAAAACCATTTCTGGTAGTATAACAGGTGGAACAAAGGATACACAGGAAATGATAGATTTCTGTGCTGCTCATGGAATCCACCCAATGATTGAAGTAATTCCAATTCAATATGCAAATGAAGCTATTGACAGGCTTACAAAAAGGGATGTGAAATACCGGTTTGTGATTGACATTGAAAACTCCCTGAAATGA
- the LOC112180640 gene encoding WAT1-related protein At5g07050, whose amino-acid sequence MEGCRYYVVMILVQLAYGGSSVLVKLSLEEGLKPVVFVVYRHVMAMFLLAPFAYFLEKKQRPSISFSIAAKVFVLTLFGTTIHLNVYYTGLAYTSPTVACALSNVVPSLTFAMAVLLRMENLNIKSARGQAKVVGTLLCIGGSLMFTFWKGYLFQGFVEKPLISVYSTELKHGNENWIKGSGLILTSHIVWCSWLILQAVVCKVYPAPLSLTTLICFFASLQSSIVALFFARDQASWRLDSNVQLLTIAYSGFVSSALVYYLQTWCISYKGPVFTAMFSPLQVIIVALFSAFAFAERLHVGSLIGAFLIIVGLYCFLWGKKKDGLVAELTENEKGVLNDDKVLGISLNDIKVTNPVTIDPVTTERT is encoded by the exons ATGGAGGGATGCAGGTACTACGTGGTAATGATACTGGTTCAGCTGGCCTATGGTGGATCAAGCGTCCTCGTAAAACTTTCTCTCGAGGAAGGTCTCAAGCCAGTTGTCTTTGTGGTTTATAGGCATGTTATGGCCATGTTTTTGCTAGCACCATTTGCTTATTTCCTTGAAAA GAAGCAGAGACCCTCAATCTCATTTTCAATAGCTGCAAAAGTTTTTGTGCTGACATTATTTGGGACTACCATCCATCTCAATGTGTACTATACTGGTTTAGCATACACGTCCCCCACTGTTGCTTGCGCCTTGAGTAATGTAGTCCCAAGTTTGACGTTTGCAATGGCGGTTCTGCTTCG GATGGAGAATTTGAATATTAAAAGTGCCAGAGGTCAAGCAAAGGTAGTTGGTACACTTCTTTGCATCGGTGGTTCTCTAATGTTCACTTTCTGGAAAGGATACCTATTCCAGGGTTTTGTTGAGAAGCCACTGATCAGTGTATATAGCACTGAGTTGAAGCACGGTAACGAAAACTGGATTAAGGGTTCTGGTCTTATTCTGACTAGTCACATAGTATGGTGTTCGTGGCTGATTCTCCAG GCTGTGGTCTGCAAAGTCTACCCTGCTCCATTGTCACTGACCACCCTCATATGCTTCTTCGCATCGCTGCAATCTTCCATTGTTGCTTTGTTTTTTGCAAGAGATCAAGCTTCATGGAGACTTGATTCGAATGTGCAACTTTTAACCATCGCCTACAGT GGATTTGTGAGCTCAGCATTAGTCTATTACCTGCAAACATGGTGCATCAGTTACAAGGGACCAGTTTTTACAGCTATGTTTAGCCCCCTACAAGTCATTATAGTTGCACTGTTCTCGGCATTCGCTTTTGCAGAGCGACTTCACGTCGGCAG cttgataggagcatttctCATTATAGTTGGCCTTTACTGTTTTCTATGgggaaagaagaaagatggcCTTGTTGCTGAACTCACAGAGAATGAAAAAGGAGTACTTAATGATGATAAGGTGCTCGGCATTTCCCTGAACGATATCAAAGTGACGAATCCTGTGACAATAGATCCTGTAACTACAGAAAGGACGTAG
- the LOC112176712 gene encoding WAT1-related protein At5g07050: MEGCSYYLAMVLVQLAYGGSNVLIKLSLAQGLNPIVFVVYRHVIAMLLLGPFAYVLERKQRPSLSISIAAKVFVLALFGTTIHLNVYYAGLAYISPTSACALSNVIPSLTFLLAVLLRMEKLHIKSNRSQAKVVGTLLCIGGSLIFTFWKGGHLFKGFVERPLITAFNTELRHGKQNRIKGSALILTSHIAWCSWLILQAVISKVYPAPLSLTTIICFFASLQSSFLALFFARNPASWRLEWNLQLLTIIYSGVVLSALVYYLQAWCISYKGPVFAAMFSPLQVIIVAMFSAVAFAERLHFGSLIGAFLIIVGLYCVLWGKRQDGLVAEPPQSGQGVLNNDKVLAISKIDIQVIHPVTRESTCS, translated from the exons ATGGAGGGATGCAGTTACTACTTGGCAATGGTACTGGTCCAGCTAGCATATGGTGGATCAAACGTCCTCATAAAACTTTCTCTTGCCCAAGGACTCAATCCAATCGTGTTTGTGGTTTATAGGCATGTTATCGCCATGCTCTTGCTAGGACCATTTGCTTATGTTCTTGAGAG GAAGCAGAGACCTTCGCTCTCAATTTCAATAGCTGCAAAAGTTTTTGTGCTTGCATTATTTGGGACTACTATCCATCTCAATGTGTACTATGCTGGTTTAGCATACATTTCCCCAACATCTGCTTGCGCCCTGAGTAATGTAATCCCAAGTTTGACGTTTTTATTGGCCGTTCTGCTTCG GATGGAGAAATTGCACATTAAAAGTAACAGAAGTCAAGCAAAGGTTGTTGGTACACTTCTCTGCATCGGTGGTTCTCTTATTTTCACCTTCTGGAAAGGAGGACACCTATTCAAGGGTTTTGTTGAGAGGCCCCTGATAACTGCATTTAACACTGAGTTACGGCATGGTAAGCAAAACCGGATCAAGGGTTCTGCTCTAATTCTGACTAGTCATATAGCATGGTGTTCATGGCTAATTCTCCAG GCTGTGATCTCCAAAGTCTACCCTGCTCCGTTGTCACTAACCACCATCATATGCTTTTTCGCATCATTGCAATCTTCCTTTCTTGCCTTGTTCTTTGCAAGAAATCCAGCTTCGTGGAGACTTGAGTGGAACCTACAGCTTTTAACCATCATCTACTCT GGAGTTGTGTTGTCAGCATTAGTCTATTACCTGCAAGCGTGGTGCATCAGTTACAAGGGACCAGTTTTTGCGGCTATGTTTAGCCCCCTACAAGTCATTATAGTGGCAATGTTCTCGGCAGTTGCTTTTGCAGAGCGACTTCACTTTGGCAG CTTGATCGGAGCATTTCTCATTATCGTTGGCCTTTACTGTGTGCTATGGGGAAAGAGGCAAGATGGTCTTGTTGCTGAACCCCCACAGAGTGGACAAGGAGTTCTTAACAATGATAAAGTGCTCGCAATTTCCAAGATTGATATTCAAGTGATACATCCTGTAACTAGAGAAAGTACATGTTCATAA